The following coding sequences are from one Melanotaenia boesemani isolate fMelBoe1 chromosome 17, fMelBoe1.pri, whole genome shotgun sequence window:
- the si:ch211-133n4.6 gene encoding uncharacterized protein si:ch211-133n4.6, translated as MLTRNIVLLFSLFVLLVEGDLDSNDAGIQAMPTDKDSTSDEAPTESMNVVSRDQPDEFQHYGGPPSDTSSSSAERPDTPAPNQVTAPEPAVAAATSVEEEDEDESNDSDEGGKKKFSYRSPKRQSPTHIQQSPTHIIQIPIIPSQPIIPQPKTLVRSRAPKRRSRTNRRQI; from the exons ATGCTCACCAG GAACATTGTTCTTTTATTCTCTCTATTTGTCCTGCTGGTAGAAGGAGACCTTGACTCCAATG ATGCTGGAATACAAGCCATGCCGACAG ATAAAGATTCAACATCTGATGAAGCGCCTACAG agAGCATGAATGTTGTGTCTCGAGATCAGCCTG ATGAATTCCAGCATTATGGAGGACCACCATCAG ACACCAGCAGCTCCAGTGCAGAGAGGCCAGACA CTCCAGCACCTAATCAGGTGACAGCACCTG AGCCTGCTGTAGCTGCTGCAACCAGTGTGGAGGAAGAAGATG AAGACGAAAGCAACGACTCTGATGAGggtggaaagaaaaagtttagCTACCGCTCACCTAAACGTCAGAGTCCCACCCACATCCAACAAAGCCCCACCCACATCATTCAAATCCCCATCATCCCATCGCAGCCAATCATCCCTCAGCCAAAAACTCTGGTGAGGAGCCGAGCCCCCAAGAGAAGATCCAGGACCAACCGCCGCCAGATCTAA
- the stm gene encoding protein starmaker isoform X1, which produces MLHRCVVLLLCALAAVSLAAPVQNDNTDDERSAVLLAHLDEINTDEPVTAAPVTHSDSDEATETPVISDERNGLDSVTDNAEGPTDDSRDSLEQTEAPTESDETTESLEAGSDDSDEETTEGDSIDSAEQTAGLEASNEPTEAADNDQDSTETIEDQGKSADQSTEGPETISDEATSSSKESTEGDSLESLEDIKDDRVETVTDDDRVAPKSSDEDASKDSDDDPKEEDPTDSAETVEKDSVKTTDTNEDQSEESDATDNDEPDTKELDDSDGDDDQKATDDNDSLGTESLEGAAEDSEEAEKPESDGDDDTETTESLGEELEQAGQQETEEEEDLPTEQDASDSDDSSLQDQDDSKADSETSQAEPDSDGQADSGLTEEEDGETVEDDEDDITEDDSVKEDTKEELFDSTEATPADQADTADDSTSVAPDVKS; this is translated from the exons ATGCTCCACCG gTGTGTTGTGCTCCTTCTCTGCGCCCTTGCAGCTGTATCCCTTGCAGCTCCGGTCCAAA ATGATAATACAGATGATG AGAGAAGTGCAGTCCTTTTGGCACACCTGGatg AAATTAATACAGATGAACCTGTGACAGCAGCACCTG TAACTCACTCAGATTCAGATGAGGCTACTGAAACACCAG tcatttcagaTGAGAGAAATGGACTTGATTCAGTGACAGACAACGCTGAAG gTCCCAcagatgacagcagagactctctTGAGCAGACTGAAG ctcCCACAGAATCAGATGAGACAACTGAATCACTAG aggcTGGTTCAGATGACAGTGATGAAGAAACCACTGAAG GTGACAGCATAGACTCTGCTGAACAGACTGCTG GTCTCGAAGCATCAAATGAGCCCACTGAAGCAGCAG ataaTGACCAAGACTCTACTGAAACAATTGAAG ATCAAGGAAAATCAGCTGATcaatcaactgaaggtccag aaACCATTTCAGATGAAGCCACAAGTTCCAGCAAAGAGTCTACTGAAG GTGACAGCCTAGAATCTCTTGAAGACATCAAAG ATGACAGAGTTGAGACCGTCACAGATGATGACAGAG tCGCTCCCAAATCATCTGACG AAGATGCCAGTAAGGACTCTGATGACGACCCCAAGGAAGAGG ATCCCACAGACTCTGCTGAGACAGTTGAAaaag ATTCAGTAAAGACAACCGACACTAACG aagACCAGAGTGAGGAGTCTGATGCCACCGACAATGACG AACCTGACACAAAAGAACTTGATGACAGTGATGGTGATGACGATCAGAAAGCCACAGATGATAATGACAGCTTAGGTACAGAGAGCCTAGAGGGGGCAGCTGAGGATTCAGAAGAGGCAGAAAAACCGGAGAGTGATGGAGATGATGACACCGAAACAACTGAGTCACTAGGAGAAGAACTAGAGCAAGCTGGTCAACAGGAGacggaggaagaggaagacCTGCCCACAGAGCAGGATGCCAGTGACAGTGATGACAGTTCGCTTCAAGACCAGGATGACAGCAAGGCTGACTCTGAGACAAGTCAGGCGGAGCCTGACAGTGATGGCCAGGCAGACTCCGGGCTCACTGAGGAAGAGGACGGGGAGACGGTGGAAGATGATGAAGACGACATTACCGAGGATGACTCTGTGAAGGAAGACACTAAAGAAGAACTGTTCGACTCAACTGAAG CAACGCCTGCTGACCAAGCAGACACGGCTGATGACTCCACCTCTGTTGCCCCAGATG tcAAGAGTTAG
- the stm gene encoding protein starmaker isoform X3 gives MLHRCVVLLLCALAAVSLAAPVQNDNTDDERSAVLLAHLDEINTDEPVTAAPVTHSDSDEATETPVISDERNGLDSVTDNAEGPTDDSRDSLEQTEAPTESDETTESLEAGSDDSDEETTEGDSIDSAEQTAGLEASNEPTEAADNDQDSTETIEDQGKSADQSTEGPETISDEATSSSKESTEGDSLESLEDIKDDRVETVTDDDREDASKDSDDDPKEEDPTDSAETVEKDSVKTTDTNEDQSEESDATDNDEPDTKELDDSDGDDDQKATDDNDSLGTESLEGAAEDSEEAEKPESDGDDDTETTESLGEELEQAGQQETEEEEDLPTEQDASDSDDSSLQDQDDSKADSETSQAEPDSDGQADSGLTEEEDGETVEDDEDDITEDDSVKEDTKEELFDSTEATPADQADTADDSTSVAPDVKS, from the exons ATGCTCCACCG gTGTGTTGTGCTCCTTCTCTGCGCCCTTGCAGCTGTATCCCTTGCAGCTCCGGTCCAAA ATGATAATACAGATGATG AGAGAAGTGCAGTCCTTTTGGCACACCTGGatg AAATTAATACAGATGAACCTGTGACAGCAGCACCTG TAACTCACTCAGATTCAGATGAGGCTACTGAAACACCAG tcatttcagaTGAGAGAAATGGACTTGATTCAGTGACAGACAACGCTGAAG gTCCCAcagatgacagcagagactctctTGAGCAGACTGAAG ctcCCACAGAATCAGATGAGACAACTGAATCACTAG aggcTGGTTCAGATGACAGTGATGAAGAAACCACTGAAG GTGACAGCATAGACTCTGCTGAACAGACTGCTG GTCTCGAAGCATCAAATGAGCCCACTGAAGCAGCAG ataaTGACCAAGACTCTACTGAAACAATTGAAG ATCAAGGAAAATCAGCTGATcaatcaactgaaggtccag aaACCATTTCAGATGAAGCCACAAGTTCCAGCAAAGAGTCTACTGAAG GTGACAGCCTAGAATCTCTTGAAGACATCAAAG ATGACAGAGTTGAGACCGTCACAGATGATGACAGAG AAGATGCCAGTAAGGACTCTGATGACGACCCCAAGGAAGAGG ATCCCACAGACTCTGCTGAGACAGTTGAAaaag ATTCAGTAAAGACAACCGACACTAACG aagACCAGAGTGAGGAGTCTGATGCCACCGACAATGACG AACCTGACACAAAAGAACTTGATGACAGTGATGGTGATGACGATCAGAAAGCCACAGATGATAATGACAGCTTAGGTACAGAGAGCCTAGAGGGGGCAGCTGAGGATTCAGAAGAGGCAGAAAAACCGGAGAGTGATGGAGATGATGACACCGAAACAACTGAGTCACTAGGAGAAGAACTAGAGCAAGCTGGTCAACAGGAGacggaggaagaggaagacCTGCCCACAGAGCAGGATGCCAGTGACAGTGATGACAGTTCGCTTCAAGACCAGGATGACAGCAAGGCTGACTCTGAGACAAGTCAGGCGGAGCCTGACAGTGATGGCCAGGCAGACTCCGGGCTCACTGAGGAAGAGGACGGGGAGACGGTGGAAGATGATGAAGACGACATTACCGAGGATGACTCTGTGAAGGAAGACACTAAAGAAGAACTGTTCGACTCAACTGAAG CAACGCCTGCTGACCAAGCAGACACGGCTGATGACTCCACCTCTGTTGCCCCAGATG tcAAGAGTTAG
- the stm gene encoding protein starmaker isoform X2 has protein sequence MLHRCVVLLLCALAAVSLAAPVQNDNTDDERSAVLLAHLDEINTDEPVTAAPDSDEATETPVISDERNGLDSVTDNAEGPTDDSRDSLEQTEAPTESDETTESLEAGSDDSDEETTEGDSIDSAEQTAGLEASNEPTEAADNDQDSTETIEDQGKSADQSTEGPETISDEATSSSKESTEGDSLESLEDIKDDRVETVTDDDRVAPKSSDEDASKDSDDDPKEEDPTDSAETVEKDSVKTTDTNEDQSEESDATDNDEPDTKELDDSDGDDDQKATDDNDSLGTESLEGAAEDSEEAEKPESDGDDDTETTESLGEELEQAGQQETEEEEDLPTEQDASDSDDSSLQDQDDSKADSETSQAEPDSDGQADSGLTEEEDGETVEDDEDDITEDDSVKEDTKEELFDSTEATPADQADTADDSTSVAPDVKS, from the exons ATGCTCCACCG gTGTGTTGTGCTCCTTCTCTGCGCCCTTGCAGCTGTATCCCTTGCAGCTCCGGTCCAAA ATGATAATACAGATGATG AGAGAAGTGCAGTCCTTTTGGCACACCTGGatg AAATTAATACAGATGAACCTGTGACAGCAGCACCTG ATTCAGATGAGGCTACTGAAACACCAG tcatttcagaTGAGAGAAATGGACTTGATTCAGTGACAGACAACGCTGAAG gTCCCAcagatgacagcagagactctctTGAGCAGACTGAAG ctcCCACAGAATCAGATGAGACAACTGAATCACTAG aggcTGGTTCAGATGACAGTGATGAAGAAACCACTGAAG GTGACAGCATAGACTCTGCTGAACAGACTGCTG GTCTCGAAGCATCAAATGAGCCCACTGAAGCAGCAG ataaTGACCAAGACTCTACTGAAACAATTGAAG ATCAAGGAAAATCAGCTGATcaatcaactgaaggtccag aaACCATTTCAGATGAAGCCACAAGTTCCAGCAAAGAGTCTACTGAAG GTGACAGCCTAGAATCTCTTGAAGACATCAAAG ATGACAGAGTTGAGACCGTCACAGATGATGACAGAG tCGCTCCCAAATCATCTGACG AAGATGCCAGTAAGGACTCTGATGACGACCCCAAGGAAGAGG ATCCCACAGACTCTGCTGAGACAGTTGAAaaag ATTCAGTAAAGACAACCGACACTAACG aagACCAGAGTGAGGAGTCTGATGCCACCGACAATGACG AACCTGACACAAAAGAACTTGATGACAGTGATGGTGATGACGATCAGAAAGCCACAGATGATAATGACAGCTTAGGTACAGAGAGCCTAGAGGGGGCAGCTGAGGATTCAGAAGAGGCAGAAAAACCGGAGAGTGATGGAGATGATGACACCGAAACAACTGAGTCACTAGGAGAAGAACTAGAGCAAGCTGGTCAACAGGAGacggaggaagaggaagacCTGCCCACAGAGCAGGATGCCAGTGACAGTGATGACAGTTCGCTTCAAGACCAGGATGACAGCAAGGCTGACTCTGAGACAAGTCAGGCGGAGCCTGACAGTGATGGCCAGGCAGACTCCGGGCTCACTGAGGAAGAGGACGGGGAGACGGTGGAAGATGATGAAGACGACATTACCGAGGATGACTCTGTGAAGGAAGACACTAAAGAAGAACTGTTCGACTCAACTGAAG CAACGCCTGCTGACCAAGCAGACACGGCTGATGACTCCACCTCTGTTGCCCCAGATG tcAAGAGTTAG